From Onychostoma macrolepis isolate SWU-2019 chromosome 19, ASM1243209v1, whole genome shotgun sequence, a single genomic window includes:
- the samd12 gene encoding sterile alpha motif domain-containing protein 12 isoform X2, whose translation MAVQAVHCNLTQNGVDHQVCAEDMTSHLEEVSVDHGLDDDSPGFQDQSPGFQRRSPPQRSVSESELSRPGTVKLSKPVALWSQQDVCKWLKKHCPNQHQVYSDSFKQHDITGRALMRLTDRKLERMGIMQESQRQYILQQVLQLRVREEVRTLQLLTQASLESSP comes from the exons ATGGCAGTTCAAG CTGTTCACTGCAATCTGACCCAGAATGGGGTTGACCATCAGGTGTGTGCAGAGGATATGACCTCACACCTGGAGGAAGTATCTGTTGATCATGGACTGGATGATGACAGCCCAGGCTTTCAGGACCAGAGTCCTGGTTTCCAGCGACGATCTCCACCTCAGCGCTCCGTCTCAGAATCTGAGCTCTCCAGG CCGGGAACTGTGAAGCTGTCCAAACCCGTGGCCCTGTGGAGCCAGCAGGACGTGTGTAAATGGCTGAAGAAACACTGTCCCAATCAACACCAAGTCTACAGTGACTCCTTCAAGCAGCACGACATCACAG gtCGAGCTCTGATGAGGCTCACTGACAGGAAGTTGGAGCGTATGGGCATCATGCAGGAGAGTCAGAGACAGTACATCCTACAGCAGGTCCTCCAGCTCCGCGTCAGAGAAGAGGTCCGCACTCTGCAGCTGCTCACGCAAg
- the samd12 gene encoding sterile alpha motif domain-containing protein 12 isoform X1 has translation MMLGQSPHLIGGILWIQNPMRAVHCNLTQNGVDHQVCAEDMTSHLEEVSVDHGLDDDSPGFQDQSPGFQRRSPPQRSVSESELSRPGTVKLSKPVALWSQQDVCKWLKKHCPNQHQVYSDSFKQHDITGRALMRLTDRKLERMGIMQESQRQYILQQVLQLRVREEVRTLQLLTQASLESSP, from the exons ATGATGTTAGGGCAGTCTCCTCACCTTATCGGGGGAATCCTCTGGATTCAAAACCCAATGCGAG CTGTTCACTGCAATCTGACCCAGAATGGGGTTGACCATCAGGTGTGTGCAGAGGATATGACCTCACACCTGGAGGAAGTATCTGTTGATCATGGACTGGATGATGACAGCCCAGGCTTTCAGGACCAGAGTCCTGGTTTCCAGCGACGATCTCCACCTCAGCGCTCCGTCTCAGAATCTGAGCTCTCCAGG CCGGGAACTGTGAAGCTGTCCAAACCCGTGGCCCTGTGGAGCCAGCAGGACGTGTGTAAATGGCTGAAGAAACACTGTCCCAATCAACACCAAGTCTACAGTGACTCCTTCAAGCAGCACGACATCACAG gtCGAGCTCTGATGAGGCTCACTGACAGGAAGTTGGAGCGTATGGGCATCATGCAGGAGAGTCAGAGACAGTACATCCTACAGCAGGTCCTCCAGCTCCGCGTCAGAGAAGAGGTCCGCACTCTGCAGCTGCTCACGCAAg